One window of Peteryoungia desertarenae genomic DNA carries:
- a CDS encoding ABC transporter ATP-binding protein, with product MNNASPNSSLLPPERLLQLDNVGVHFPTREGLVKAVNGVSYHVDKGEVLGIVGESGSGKSVTARSIMRLQPKTALDASGTIRFRRTDGSEVVISEQDRQGRTMREIRGGEIGMIFQEPMTALSPVHTIGMQIMRTVMLHKKVSKKEARNQAIELLTRVQMPRPADIVDRYPHHLSGGMRQRAMIALALACDPALLIADEPTTALDVTTEAQILELLKKLQQELGMAIVFITHNFGVVADIADRVAVMYLGRVVETGTVDEIFYEPKHPYTQALLQSIPRLRKSHGKRLRTISGMVPDPYNVPSGCSFHPRCLHGVGGTCDVKTPDEVVFPSGQRARCHFAGSIQTAEAAE from the coding sequence ATGAACAATGCATCTCCAAACTCATCCCTTCTTCCACCAGAACGCCTTCTCCAGTTGGACAATGTTGGCGTACATTTTCCAACACGCGAAGGTCTCGTTAAGGCCGTAAACGGCGTCTCCTATCACGTAGACAAGGGCGAAGTTCTCGGAATCGTTGGTGAAAGCGGATCAGGCAAGTCTGTGACCGCGCGATCGATCATGCGCCTCCAGCCAAAAACTGCGCTCGACGCAAGCGGCACTATACGCTTTCGTCGCACAGATGGCAGCGAGGTTGTGATTTCCGAGCAGGATCGGCAAGGTCGCACCATGCGCGAAATTCGTGGCGGTGAAATTGGCATGATCTTTCAAGAGCCAATGACGGCCCTGTCGCCCGTCCACACCATTGGCATGCAGATCATGCGCACGGTGATGCTGCACAAGAAGGTCTCCAAAAAGGAAGCACGCAACCAGGCGATCGAACTCCTGACACGCGTTCAGATGCCAAGACCTGCCGATATTGTCGATCGCTATCCACACCATCTTTCCGGCGGCATGCGTCAGCGCGCCATGATTGCTTTGGCGCTTGCCTGTGATCCAGCTCTCTTGATCGCCGATGAGCCGACGACCGCTCTGGATGTGACGACAGAGGCTCAGATTCTGGAACTGTTGAAGAAGCTGCAACAGGAACTTGGCATGGCCATCGTCTTCATCACCCATAACTTTGGTGTGGTGGCTGACATCGCTGATCGCGTCGCTGTCATGTATCTCGGTCGAGTAGTTGAAACCGGCACCGTTGACGAGATCTTCTACGAGCCGAAGCACCCCTATACTCAAGCGCTCCTGCAATCGATTCCAAGACTCCGCAAGAGTCACGGCAAGCGCTTGCGAACGATCTCGGGCATGGTTCCCGATCCCTATAACGTGCCAAGTGGATGCTCCTTCCACCCCCGCTGTCTGCATGGCGTGGGCGGCACATGTGACGTCAAAACACCGGATGAAGTGGTTTTCCCGAGCGGACAACGCGCACGCTGTCACTTTGCAGGCAGCATCCAGACTGCAGAGGCCGCCGAATGA
- a CDS encoding ABC transporter ATP-binding protein has product MTIAPQISIDDDTLISIRAARKYFPIHEGWMRRQVATVKAVDDITFDIKKGETFGLVGESGSGKSSIARLILRAYDLTGGQILFRRSSGDVVDITHLTDVEMRSIRREMQMIFQDPYSSLNPRMTLLELVGEPLVIHGIGTKGEIKDRVAELLGLVGLRPEYVMRYPHAFSGGQRQRIGIARALALNPSFIAADEAVSALDVSVAAQNINLMQDLQEKFGLTYLFITHDLGMVEHISDRVGVMYLGRLMEVGPTDTMFAKPLHPYTEALLAAVPQPDPRGNRLRKRVPLKGEIADAMNVPAGCPFHPRCPYADDKCRTDVPELRDVAGGRKVRCHYAEQLDLTGVADL; this is encoded by the coding sequence ATGACGATTGCGCCACAGATTTCAATCGACGATGACACACTGATATCGATCCGTGCCGCCCGGAAGTATTTCCCAATTCACGAAGGTTGGATGCGGCGTCAAGTTGCAACCGTAAAGGCCGTAGACGACATCACATTTGACATCAAGAAGGGTGAAACCTTCGGTCTTGTCGGGGAAAGCGGCTCAGGAAAATCCTCGATCGCTCGGTTGATTTTGCGCGCCTACGACCTCACTGGCGGGCAGATCCTATTCCGCCGTTCATCGGGAGATGTTGTCGATATCACGCATCTCACCGACGTCGAGATGCGCAGCATTCGGCGTGAAATGCAGATGATTTTCCAGGACCCCTACTCCTCGCTGAACCCTCGCATGACGCTGCTGGAACTCGTTGGTGAACCATTGGTCATCCACGGGATAGGCACGAAAGGAGAGATCAAGGATCGAGTGGCAGAACTCTTGGGGCTTGTCGGCTTACGACCGGAGTATGTGATGCGTTATCCGCATGCATTCTCGGGCGGGCAACGCCAGCGCATCGGCATTGCCCGAGCTCTTGCGCTCAATCCGAGCTTCATTGCGGCAGACGAAGCCGTCTCAGCCCTTGACGTCTCGGTTGCCGCACAAAACATCAATCTGATGCAGGACCTCCAAGAAAAGTTCGGCCTCACTTACCTTTTTATCACGCATGACCTCGGGATGGTCGAGCATATTTCGGATCGGGTGGGCGTCATGTATCTCGGCCGCCTGATGGAAGTCGGCCCAACCGACACCATGTTTGCCAAACCACTCCATCCCTATACCGAGGCGTTGCTGGCAGCTGTTCCCCAGCCTGACCCGCGAGGCAATCGTCTGCGCAAGCGTGTTCCGCTGAAGGGCGAAATTGCCGACGCGATGAATGTGCCTGCCGGATGCCCCTTCCATCCGAGATGCCCATATGCCGATGACAAGTGCCGAACCGATGTCCCGGAGCTTCGTGATGTTGCAGGTGGCAGAAAGGTTCGCTGCCACTACGCCGAGCAACTGGATCTGACGGGAGTGGCAGATCTATGA
- a CDS encoding glycoside hydrolase family 88/105 protein — protein sequence MTTMLMLQPDTLSEALSRVALGLARLKGINETAALSADGYDLQFDEWDWEVGVGIYGLIRHAEAVRDQSLIEAIARWYDWQIGRGLPPRQVNSSSPMLPLSILIDHVDRPDWEALVKDWAEWLMKDLARTEDDGFQHVVKERMNDGELWDDTLFMTCLFLARAGQRFGRQDWIEEAFYQFMVHERYLADPITGLWYHGWTFNGRHNFAKAFWARGNSWITVAIPELFGLVDKVPDHLKRHLTFILRAQLKTLAAHQRANGMFNTLVCDPTSPEETSATAAIAYGILRGIDLGLVDPTYRAVAEKALDAVMARIDETGIVLEVSDGTPMGHTLEFYRQIPNVPAPYGQALVMLLLVRAMADGQIPTA from the coding sequence ATGACCACCATGCTGATGCTGCAACCCGATACCCTATCTGAAGCCCTTTCCCGGGTCGCGCTTGGTCTTGCACGCCTCAAAGGCATCAATGAAACGGCCGCTTTGTCCGCTGACGGCTATGACCTTCAGTTTGACGAATGGGACTGGGAAGTTGGTGTCGGCATTTATGGCCTGATCCGCCACGCTGAAGCAGTACGTGACCAGTCGCTGATCGAAGCTATTGCACGGTGGTATGACTGGCAGATTGGCCGAGGGCTTCCCCCAAGACAGGTAAACTCATCGTCGCCGATGCTACCTCTGTCGATCCTGATCGATCACGTGGACCGTCCAGACTGGGAAGCGCTGGTCAAGGATTGGGCAGAATGGCTGATGAAGGACCTCGCCAGAACCGAAGACGACGGTTTCCAGCATGTGGTCAAAGAGCGCATGAATGATGGGGAGTTGTGGGACGACACGCTTTTCATGACCTGCCTTTTCCTTGCCCGCGCCGGCCAGCGTTTTGGGCGGCAGGACTGGATCGAGGAGGCCTTCTACCAGTTCATGGTGCATGAACGTTATCTGGCCGACCCGATAACAGGTCTCTGGTACCATGGATGGACCTTCAACGGGCGCCACAACTTCGCAAAAGCCTTCTGGGCCAGAGGGAACTCCTGGATTACTGTAGCGATACCCGAGCTTTTCGGTCTGGTCGACAAGGTCCCTGATCACCTCAAACGCCACCTGACGTTTATCCTTCGTGCGCAACTGAAAACGCTGGCAGCACATCAGCGTGCAAACGGCATGTTTAACACGCTGGTCTGTGATCCGACCTCGCCCGAGGAAACATCAGCAACCGCAGCCATTGCCTACGGCATTCTGCGTGGGATCGATCTGGGCTTGGTGGACCCGACCTACCGTGCGGTTGCAGAAAAGGCGTTGGACGCAGTCATGGCACGGATCGATGAAACAGGCATCGTTCTTGAGGTCTCGGATGGGACCCCAATGGGGCATACGCTGGAGTTTTATCGCCAGATTCCAAATGTGCCCGCCCCTTACGGACAGGCACTGGTCATGCTGCTTCTGGTTCGCGCCATGGCAGACGGTCAAATCCCAACAGCTTGA
- a CDS encoding HAD family hydrolase, with protein MMQLPVPGRHLPALPLSSTAEPDFELAKRHLPILMLDTAEPFAPLVAGYAVYREKAKSRSSKFRLYPRAAAIIEYALWYDWDIQHLYDLEHVWVHIDDTGQVVTVEASRHGARLPMRRPDQTLPVEGQRPLLYVEPGKHAHWADPAEMKRDAGVLVEAMCSAFAGDQGIHLSNRFSQQGQICASLFENRLARLKLKRLAFKPSWNFNNSLDAQPALQLVPWEILEDWIPQRFEALVSELPGTVPHLAAVFLDCGDTLVDERTEVKRPGTDIVITGDLIPGANAMISELKAAGHRLCLVADGPRETFENLLQLHDLWTSFDAHIISGDIGELKPSPKMFQAACAAMGLHENDRDRTVMVGNNLERDIVGANRFGLISIFLAWSTRRSHKPRLRDERPRLTIRQITELPGLLERIELSLPNSAVQGGRT; from the coding sequence ATGATGCAATTGCCCGTGCCAGGCCGTCATCTGCCCGCCTTGCCTCTCAGCAGCACCGCCGAACCAGATTTCGAGTTGGCAAAACGCCACCTGCCTATACTGATGCTCGACACCGCAGAACCTTTTGCACCCTTGGTCGCCGGATATGCGGTCTATCGGGAAAAGGCGAAATCGCGCTCGTCCAAGTTCAGGCTCTATCCGCGCGCTGCCGCCATCATCGAATACGCCCTATGGTATGACTGGGATATTCAGCACCTCTATGATCTGGAACATGTCTGGGTCCATATCGACGACACCGGTCAGGTTGTTACCGTGGAAGCTTCACGCCATGGCGCTCGGCTGCCTATGCGTCGGCCAGACCAAACACTGCCGGTCGAAGGCCAGCGCCCTCTACTCTACGTCGAACCAGGCAAGCACGCACACTGGGCCGATCCTGCGGAGATGAAACGCGATGCAGGTGTGCTTGTAGAGGCGATGTGTAGCGCCTTTGCCGGCGATCAGGGCATTCATCTGTCCAATCGGTTCTCTCAGCAGGGGCAGATTTGCGCGTCCTTATTCGAGAACAGGTTGGCACGCCTCAAGCTGAAAAGACTGGCCTTCAAACCAAGCTGGAACTTCAACAACTCGCTTGATGCACAACCAGCGCTCCAACTGGTTCCATGGGAAATCCTAGAGGATTGGATCCCCCAGCGCTTCGAGGCGCTGGTCTCGGAACTTCCGGGCACGGTGCCACATCTCGCAGCAGTCTTTCTGGACTGTGGCGATACACTCGTGGACGAGCGCACCGAAGTGAAACGACCAGGAACGGACATCGTCATCACCGGTGACCTGATTCCAGGGGCCAACGCCATGATTTCAGAATTGAAGGCAGCCGGTCACCGCCTGTGCCTGGTGGCAGACGGCCCGAGGGAAACCTTCGAGAATCTCCTTCAACTACACGATCTTTGGACGAGTTTTGATGCTCATATAATCTCCGGCGATATCGGGGAATTGAAGCCGTCACCCAAGATGTTTCAGGCTGCCTGCGCCGCCATGGGCCTGCATGAGAACGACCGTGACAGAACCGTTATGGTGGGCAACAACCTCGAACGGGATATCGTCGGTGCGAACCGATTTGGATTGATCAGCATCTTCCTTGCCTGGTCGACTCGACGTAGCCACAAGCCGCGACTGCGAGATGAACGACCACGCCTGACAATCCGCCAGATCACCGAACTTCCGGGACTTTTGGAGCGCATTGAACTCAGCCTTCCCAACTCCGCGGTTCAGGGAGGCAGAACATGA